One window of Bacteroidota bacterium genomic DNA carries:
- a CDS encoding site-specific DNA-methyltransferase codes for MPTLHFKGKTFIQNHHLAVKYHQLVPRKDLSLTENVSLSDNLIIHGDNLLALKALLPTYGGRVKCVCIDPPYNTGNENWVYNDNVNSPMMQEWLGKVVDKDDLTRHDKWLCMMMPKLKLLRELLSADGAIFITLDDTEIHRCKMLMDEIFDENNFVINIVWQARKSVQNDTDISLSHNHILVYAKNRRIEERRLKKSNEAQWYSLPGFVFYPLMLQKSKFLNPDNDPRGPWKADPFDAPGVRKNLEYDIINPNTGEVFNPPLGRHWRTEEKNYIDFLNDNRILFGKQGKSGPQLKVFWDEKKEYGEIETSWWGDGSMESYLENEIDIEMVEKFTNYGTTTKGSQLLQQIFDGQKKFENPKPIELIKHILISASAKNSIILDSFAGSGTTAHAVLDQNKEDGGNRKFILVECEDYANTITAERVRRVIKGVPTAKNENLRNGLGGTFSFFELGDPIEIDSLLKGENMPSYTEFARYLFYTATGEEFDESKVVEDNGYIGESRNYEIYLFYKPDIEWLKKNALTLDIARSLPSAKGKQRLVFAPAKYIDDQTLQELRIDFCQLPYEIYRMKK; via the coding sequence ATGCCCACCCTCCATTTCAAAGGCAAAACCTTCATTCAGAACCACCACCTGGCAGTGAAATACCATCAATTGGTGCCCCGGAAGGACTTAAGTTTGACTGAAAATGTTTCGCTAAGTGATAATCTCATCATCCATGGCGATAACCTTCTTGCACTTAAAGCGCTTTTACCAACCTATGGAGGAAGAGTTAAATGTGTATGTATTGACCCACCTTATAATACCGGTAACGAAAACTGGGTTTACAACGACAACGTGAACAGCCCCATGATGCAGGAATGGCTTGGCAAAGTTGTGGATAAAGACGACCTGACCCGCCATGATAAATGGCTGTGCATGATGATGCCGAAATTAAAACTTCTAAGAGAATTGTTATCAGCAGATGGTGCAATTTTTATAACCCTTGATGATACTGAGATTCATCGATGTAAAATGTTGATGGATGAGATCTTTGATGAAAATAATTTTGTTATCAACATTGTCTGGCAAGCAAGAAAATCAGTACAAAATGATACAGATATAAGTTTATCACATAATCATATATTAGTCTACGCAAAAAATAGAAGAATAGAAGAAAGAAGACTTAAGAAAAGCAATGAAGCTCAATGGTATTCATTACCTGGATTCGTTTTTTATCCTTTAATGCTACAAAAGTCTAAGTTTTTAAATCCTGACAACGATCCCAGAGGTCCTTGGAAAGCAGATCCCTTTGATGCTCCTGGAGTTAGGAAAAACTTAGAATATGATATAATAAACCCCAATACTGGAGAAGTATTTAATCCTCCTCTTGGGAGACATTGGAGGACAGAAGAAAAGAATTATATTGATTTTTTAAATGATAATCGAATACTGTTTGGTAAACAGGGTAAAAGCGGACCACAGCTTAAAGTTTTTTGGGATGAAAAAAAGGAATATGGAGAAATTGAAACCTCTTGGTGGGGTGATGGTTCAATGGAAAGCTATCTTGAAAATGAGATTGATATTGAAATGGTAGAAAAGTTCACTAACTATGGTACGACTACTAAAGGTTCACAATTACTTCAGCAAATTTTTGACGGACAAAAGAAATTTGAAAATCCAAAACCAATTGAACTTATAAAACACATATTAATAAGTGCATCAGCAAAAAATTCAATAATTCTTGACTCCTTTGCCGGTTCCGGCACAACCGCTCATGCGGTTTTAGACCAGAACAAAGAAGATGGTGGCAACCGGAAGTTTATTCTCGTAGAGTGTGAAGATTATGCTAACACCATTACAGCCGAGCGCGTGCGGCGAGTGATTAAAGGTGTGCCCACGGCTAAAAATGAAAACCTGCGAAATGGATTGGGAGGTACCTTCAGCTTCTTTGAATTGGGAGATCCCATTGAAATCGATAGCTTACTCAAAGGCGAAAATATGCCCTCCTATACCGAATTTGCCCGCTATCTGTTTTACACCGCGACGGGAGAAGAATTTGACGAGAGTAAAGTAGTTGAAGATAACGGCTACATCGGCGAAAGCCGTAACTATGAAATCTACCTCTTCTATAAACCGGATATCGAATGGCTGAAGAAAAATGCCCTTACACTGGATATAGCAAGATCCCTTCCTTCTGCAAAAGGAAAACAACGCCTGGTTTTTGCACCGGCGAAATATATTGATGATCAGACATTACAGGAGCTGCGCATCGATTTTTGCCAGTTACCTTATGAAATATACCGGATGAAAAAATAA
- a CDS encoding XRE family transcriptional regulator → MGKRSFSVPVEPAVMTWARDSMGFSRKEAALKLKVTEAMLTKWETGHQRPKLTEIEKMAKVYQRPLAMFLFSSPPVEPSVPSDYRTAMSEPLKPLTPGTRVVIRKARGLLASAIELQKELRIETIPFTLKASMHDNPELVAATVRQDILRGNFNITSISDSQGALRLWKSQLEYAGIFIFQLSISQKEIKGFSFIEDGIPVIVINKSDELNSRIFSLFHELGHILLGDCGICNMLEAEHATAIEKLCNHFAGAFLVPERKLLSHKIVTGHGTSFIWDNNELKEIAGHFKVSKEVILRRLLTLGKTTTPVYQQWRADQMKVFIPYGKKRADKVKSIVEERGIKYVSMVFDAFEKSKINTLEMAEYLDVRTNQLSRVEEYISD, encoded by the coding sequence ATGGGAAAAAGATCATTTTCAGTGCCGGTGGAGCCTGCTGTCATGACCTGGGCCAGGGATAGCATGGGCTTTTCACGCAAAGAAGCCGCTTTAAAACTCAAGGTAACCGAAGCGATGCTGACAAAGTGGGAGACTGGCCATCAAAGGCCTAAACTTACTGAGATCGAAAAGATGGCGAAAGTGTATCAGCGTCCCCTTGCCATGTTTCTTTTCAGTTCGCCTCCTGTTGAGCCGTCTGTTCCCTCAGATTACCGCACTGCCATGTCGGAGCCGCTCAAGCCTCTCACCCCCGGAACACGTGTTGTCATCAGGAAAGCACGCGGCTTGTTAGCTTCCGCCATAGAACTGCAAAAGGAACTTAGAATTGAGACAATTCCCTTTACATTGAAGGCATCGATGCATGATAATCCCGAACTGGTAGCTGCGACGGTACGTCAGGATATTCTACGTGGTAACTTCAATATTACATCCATTTCAGATTCGCAAGGCGCTTTACGGTTATGGAAGTCCCAACTTGAGTATGCAGGAATTTTCATCTTTCAACTTTCCATTTCTCAAAAAGAAATCAAGGGATTTTCATTTATCGAAGATGGCATACCGGTTATCGTCATCAACAAAAGCGACGAGCTGAATTCCAGAATTTTCTCTCTCTTTCATGAACTGGGACACATTCTGCTGGGAGATTGCGGGATTTGTAACATGCTTGAAGCAGAACATGCTACCGCTATTGAAAAATTATGTAACCATTTCGCAGGAGCTTTTCTTGTGCCCGAACGAAAGTTGCTTTCACATAAAATTGTGACCGGGCATGGTACTTCATTTATCTGGGATAATAATGAGCTTAAAGAAATTGCCGGCCATTTCAAAGTGAGTAAGGAAGTCATTTTAAGACGTCTTTTAACACTCGGAAAAACAACTACTCCGGTTTACCAGCAATGGCGGGCTGATCAAATGAAGGTGTTTATTCCTTATGGCAAAAAAAGAGCTGATAAGGTAAAATCAATTGTCGAGGAAAGGGGGATTAAATATGTATCGATGGTATTTGATGCCTTTGAAAAGAGCAAGATCAATACACTTGAAATGGCTGAATATCTTGACGTCAGAACCAATCAACTGTCACGGGTTGAAGAATATATTTCGGACTGA
- a CDS encoding DUF4411 family protein encodes MKISFETTYCIDTSSLIDLKKKYPPDSFFKAIWDDIGEMVKEGNFFTIELVIEELNKFEDKNDFLVSWINHHKHKLILHITSEVWTAGKIIMKEHPELLKEEKQVKYIPEADPFLIATAMVNNLIIITEENKTSHNRIPAVSEFYGVRCINLLEFFEERGYKIIR; translated from the coding sequence GTGAAAATTTCATTCGAGACTACATATTGCATTGATACCAGCTCGTTGATCGACTTAAAGAAAAAATATCCTCCGGATTCATTTTTTAAAGCTATCTGGGATGATATCGGAGAAATGGTCAAGGAAGGGAATTTCTTTACGATTGAACTGGTGATTGAGGAGTTAAATAAGTTTGAAGATAAAAATGACTTCCTGGTTTCGTGGATCAATCATCACAAACATAAATTGATTTTACACATAACATCGGAAGTCTGGACAGCAGGAAAAATAATAATGAAAGAGCATCCGGAATTATTGAAAGAAGAAAAACAGGTAAAATATATTCCGGAAGCTGATCCGTTTCTTATTGCAACAGCCATGGTTAATAACCTCATAATCATTACTGAAGAGAATAAAACAAGTCATAACCGGATACCGGCTGTGTCGGAGTTTTACGGAGTAAGGTGCATAAATTTGTTAGAATTCTTTGAGGAAAGAGGATATAAAATTATCAGGTAA
- a CDS encoding DEAD/DEAH box helicase family protein, whose product MRLKNYQEKVLHELQIYLDAVSTFRMKYDKAVKDDPDIARDYDFPRRAWEQATGRQIYYSKTNGLGQPVPDLYFKVPTGGGKTVLACHAIDQIHKSYLKKQCGLVLWIVPTTQIYRQTIAALKNREHPYRQVLDISSGGRILIKEKTEHFNRLDVEENLMVLMLMLPSANRQNKETLKIFQDAGGFTDFFPPEDNFPAQLALLKSVKNLHCFSIEGEIFTTQIKTSLGNTLRLLNPLVIIDEGHKAYSEGARNTIRNFNPSFILELSATPPAVSNKLVEITGRELNEEEMIKLDIHLINKTSLDWKDTMLASLEKRDELERKSKEYEQNTGEYIRPICLIQVERTGRDQIGTEFIHSEDVKAYLIKQCNVPEENIAIKSSEKDDIEGLDLFARECGIRYIITKQALQEGWDCAFAYVLTILTNPSSATGITQLIGRILRQPSARKTKIAELDESYVFTFRQSAAQLVREIKAGLEGEGLGDVAGRIVHDEGDSAEGTIKERETSFRAGFKKFEGKIYLPKFVVQENNTWRDLNFEMDILQYIDWEKINIEEIKNISLTETREKEQELILGLSDITSELIKEKDRQERTGTLEIDKAFMARQLSEIVPNPWIAWQIGHDALNLLSDQFDSDKISTNFIFIIEELKKLILKEKDRLAEMIFKNLIAEKKLLFFLITETGGFKIPPRLKVRSSRSLNRNDNSSIQRSLFDYVPEEEFNELEKSIAVYLDEQEKLLWWYRNISRQDYFIQGWKKNKIYPDFISTDRGAEDEDDFTAIYVLETKGVYLKNEDTKYKQDVFTLCNELGTKKAWKELDLDFPDKKFEFQIIYEDEWQEKINKIYATDAVKQR is encoded by the coding sequence ATGCGACTAAAGAACTATCAGGAAAAGGTATTGCATGAACTTCAGATCTATCTGGATGCTGTATCAACGTTCAGAATGAAGTATGATAAGGCTGTAAAAGATGATCCTGATATTGCCAGAGATTATGATTTCCCGCGTCGTGCATGGGAGCAAGCGACAGGCAGGCAAATTTACTACTCCAAAACGAACGGACTTGGGCAACCTGTTCCTGACCTCTACTTCAAAGTGCCGACGGGCGGTGGTAAAACGGTTCTGGCCTGTCATGCCATTGATCAGATACATAAGTCATACTTAAAAAAACAATGCGGACTTGTTCTCTGGATTGTCCCCACCACACAAATATACCGGCAGACCATTGCTGCGCTGAAAAACCGTGAGCATCCGTACCGTCAGGTTTTGGATATATCAAGCGGCGGAAGGATATTGATAAAAGAAAAAACCGAACACTTCAACAGGCTTGATGTGGAAGAGAATCTTATGGTTCTCATGCTGATGCTTCCGTCTGCCAACCGCCAGAATAAAGAAACACTGAAAATATTTCAAGACGCAGGCGGATTTACAGATTTTTTTCCTCCGGAAGATAATTTTCCTGCCCAATTAGCATTACTTAAATCAGTCAAAAACCTCCATTGCTTCAGCATAGAAGGTGAAATATTTACAACCCAGATCAAAACTTCCCTGGGTAATACACTCAGATTATTAAATCCACTGGTCATTATAGATGAGGGTCACAAAGCTTATAGTGAAGGGGCACGCAATACCATCAGGAATTTCAATCCATCTTTCATACTGGAGCTTTCAGCCACTCCACCGGCAGTGAGCAACAAGCTGGTCGAAATTACCGGACGTGAGTTGAATGAGGAAGAGATGATTAAACTCGATATCCATCTGATCAATAAAACCAGCCTGGATTGGAAAGACACCATGCTTGCCAGCCTGGAGAAACGGGATGAATTGGAACGAAAATCAAAAGAATATGAACAGAATACCGGGGAGTATATCCGTCCGATTTGTTTAATACAAGTGGAACGCACAGGCAGGGATCAGATTGGAACGGAATTTATCCATTCAGAGGACGTCAAGGCTTATCTCATAAAGCAATGTAATGTACCCGAGGAAAATATTGCTATTAAAAGCAGTGAGAAGGACGATATTGAAGGACTAGATCTGTTTGCCAGAGAGTGCGGAATCAGGTATATCATCACAAAACAGGCGCTTCAGGAGGGATGGGATTGCGCCTTCGCCTATGTGCTCACCATTTTGACAAATCCTTCTTCTGCAACAGGTATAACCCAATTGATAGGCCGGATACTCCGACAACCTTCCGCCAGGAAAACCAAAATCGCCGAATTGGATGAATCGTATGTTTTCACTTTCCGGCAAAGCGCTGCCCAATTGGTCAGGGAGATAAAAGCAGGTCTTGAAGGCGAAGGTCTTGGCGACGTGGCAGGCCGCATTGTACATGACGAGGGCGACAGCGCTGAAGGAACCATTAAAGAACGCGAAACCTCTTTCAGAGCCGGTTTTAAGAAATTTGAAGGGAAAATATACCTGCCTAAGTTTGTGGTGCAGGAAAATAATACCTGGCGTGACCTGAATTTCGAAATGGATATTCTCCAGTATATTGATTGGGAAAAGATTAATATTGAAGAAATTAAAAACATTTCACTTACGGAGACAAGAGAGAAGGAACAGGAATTAATTCTTGGTTTAAGCGATATTACCAGCGAGCTGATCAAAGAAAAAGACCGGCAGGAAAGAACCGGAACCCTTGAAATTGATAAAGCCTTTATGGCCAGACAACTGAGTGAGATTGTGCCCAATCCATGGATTGCCTGGCAAATCGGTCATGATGCCTTAAATCTGCTATCAGATCAATTTGATTCAGATAAAATCAGCACCAACTTTATTTTCATCATCGAAGAACTTAAAAAGCTGATTTTAAAGGAAAAAGACCGGTTAGCTGAAATGATATTTAAAAATTTAATTGCAGAGAAAAAATTACTCTTTTTCTTGATTACTGAAACAGGGGGATTCAAAATACCCCCTCGGCTTAAAGTCAGAAGTAGCCGGAGTCTTAACCGGAATGATAACTCATCTATTCAAAGGTCTTTGTTCGATTATGTTCCGGAAGAGGAGTTCAATGAACTGGAAAAATCAATTGCCGTTTATCTGGATGAACAGGAAAAGTTATTATGGTGGTACCGAAATATCAGCAGACAGGACTATTTTATCCAGGGTTGGAAAAAGAATAAAATATACCCTGATTTTATAAGCACGGACCGTGGCGCAGAAGATGAAGATGATTTTACCGCTATATATGTCCTCGAAACAAAAGGTGTATATCTGAAAAATGAAGACACAAAGTATAAACAGGATGTGTTTACACTTTGTAATGAACTCGGAACAAAAAAAGCCTGGAAGGAGCTGGATTTGGATTTTCCTGATAAAAAATTTGAATTTCAGATCATCTATGAAGATGAATGGCAGGAAAAGATAAATAAAATCTACGCCACTGATGCTGTCAAACAAAGGTGA
- a CDS encoding transketolase family protein has translation MLSNKGDKSTKTGFGEGVLELGRRHPNVIGIGADITASVGMNLFADVFPDRFISLGIAEQNCAGVAAGLALAGKLPVFATYGVFAAMRTTDQIRVSICYNNLHVIIGGAHAGISVGPDGATHQALEDMAVMRVLPNMTVLSPCDAQQAFMATIAAAEQVKGPVYVRFGREPVPNFTGADLEFIVGKAQVLHEGDDLTIISTGHLTWEALQAAYMLEEKNIHARVVNVHTIKPIDEEMIIKCAKETGAILTAEEHQVTGGLGSAVAEVIVKRHPVPMDFIGMKDCFGESGKPEELLEKYGMKAQHIAKATTKLILRKN, from the coding sequence ATGCTGTCAAACAAAGGTGATAAATCCACCAAAACCGGCTTCGGCGAAGGTGTTCTCGAACTCGGAAGGCGTCATCCCAATGTCATTGGCATCGGAGCCGACATCACGGCATCCGTTGGCATGAATCTCTTTGCAGACGTTTTTCCTGATCGTTTTATCTCCCTCGGCATAGCCGAACAGAATTGTGCCGGCGTGGCTGCCGGACTTGCTTTGGCAGGAAAGCTGCCTGTCTTCGCCACCTATGGCGTGTTCGCGGCAATGCGGACGACAGATCAGATAAGGGTGTCGATCTGTTACAACAATCTCCATGTCATCATCGGCGGCGCTCATGCAGGCATCTCTGTCGGTCCTGATGGCGCCACGCACCAAGCGCTGGAAGATATGGCCGTTATGCGGGTCCTGCCCAACATGACCGTGCTGTCGCCATGCGATGCCCAGCAGGCATTTATGGCTACCATTGCCGCTGCCGAACAGGTGAAGGGACCTGTGTATGTCCGCTTCGGAAGAGAGCCGGTACCCAATTTTACCGGTGCCGATCTGGAATTCATTGTCGGCAAGGCACAAGTGCTTCATGAAGGCGATGACCTAACCATCATTTCAACCGGCCACCTCACCTGGGAGGCCTTGCAGGCTGCTTATATGCTAGAAGAAAAGAATATACACGCCAGGGTTGTTAACGTCCATACCATCAAGCCCATTGATGAGGAGATGATTATCAAATGTGCAAAAGAGACAGGAGCTATTCTGACGGCTGAGGAGCATCAGGTCACCGGAGGACTAGGCAGCGCCGTGGCAGAAGTAATAGTAAAGCGTCACCCGGTTCCTATGGATTTCATCGGGATGAAAGATTGCTTTGGCGAGTCGGGCAAACCGGAGGAATTGCTTGAGAAATACGGAATGAAGGCGCAACATATAGCCAAAGCAACTACAAAATTAATATTAAGAAAAAACTAA